Part of the candidate division TA06 bacterium genome is shown below.
GGTTCCACGGTGATCGTCAAATGGAAACTTTCGGCTTCGGAAAATGAGCCCAGCTTTGCCGGCTACAACATCGAACGATCGGAATTTCCCGCCGATTCCTTTAAAATGATCGCCTGGGTGCCAAAGGGGACCGAAGTTCACGAAGATAATTCCATTGAGGTCATGGGCCAGAGTTACTATTACCGGATAGCGGCAGTCACCGAGAGCGGTGACAGCGCTTTAAGCGCCATCGCCGGCCCCATCGCCACAACCCAGAGCTGGTTCAACACCGGCAAGCTCAATACCCTGTTCGGCACGGTGTTATTCATCTCCATCACTATTCTATATATTTTCTGGGCTCGCAGGGGGAACCTATTTATCCGACGTATCGCGGGATTAGACGCGGTGGAAGAGGCGGTGGGCCGGGCCACCGAGATGGGCAAGCCAATCCTTTATTGCAACGGCATCGGCCTAATCGACTATATTTCCACCGTGGCCTCGCTTAACATATTAGCCCAGGTCACGAAAAAAATAGCCCAATACGATACCCCAATCACCGTGCCTACCGCCGATCCGGTGGTTCACGCGGTTGCCAGGGAAATGGTCAAGGAGGGATACAACAGCGCCGGCCGTCCCGATCTATTCAAGGAAGACGGCGTCTACTTCATCACCAGCGACCAGATGGGCTACGCCGCGGCCCTGGCCGGGATCATGTCCCGAGCAACACCGGCCACCAATTTTTTCATGGGCTATTACGCCGCCGAGTCATTAGTGCTGGCCGAATCCGGAGCGGCCACCGGGGCCATCCAGATCGCCGGGACGGACCAGATCTCGCAGTTGCCTTTTTTCATCACCGCCTGCGATTACACATTGATAGGTGAGGAGCTTTACGCCGCCTCGGCCTACCTTTCCAAGGAACCCCTTTTGGTAGGCAGCCTTAAGGGCCAGGATGCCTGCAAGCTGCTGATTGTTTTCTTTGTCCTTTTTGGAACCATTTGGGCTGTTTTGTTCCATTCCGATTTTATCTATAAACTATTCAGCGTAAATTGAGGTTTTAATATGAAAAAAAATATACCCTTGGCCATAGTTTTCATCCTGGGGATAGGGTTCATCATCCAGTTCTTTATTCCCAGCCGGCCGTCCCAATCCATATTCAACACCATGGTTGAATGGGATCTCATTTTATATGTCTTTGCCTCAATAATTGCGGTCGATAGTTTGATCAGACACCACGTTATTAAAATATCGCGCAAAACAAAGGGCTGGGGATACAGCACGGTTTATCTTGGCGCCGTTGTGTTCATGGTGCTGGCGGCAGTATTCAGCGGCACCCGCGAAGACAGCTTTTATATGAAAGTATTCTACTACACCCTGGCTCCCATGCAGTCCACCATGTTCGCCATTCTGGCCTTCTACATGGCCTCGGCCAGCTACAGGGCCTTTAGGGCCAAGTCCCTGGAAGCCACGTTGCTGCTGATCTCAGCCTTTATCGTAATGATCGGCCTGATTCCCCAGGGGGCGGCCATCTGGAGCGGTTTCCCCAAACTTTCGGAATGGCTGATGCAGGTTCCCAACATGGCTGCCAAACGCGGCATCACTTTCGGTATCGGCCTGGGGGCAACGGCCACTTCCCTGAAGATCATCCTGGGCATCGAACGCAACTGGATGGGAGGGCATTAAGATGTTGAAATTACTATCCAAATTCGGGAAGTTGGACCGGCGTTTGGTATTCGCCCTTTTGATTGCGACCATACTAATCCCTCTTTTGTTTAGCGTTAAGTCCCATTTTTATGTGGATGCTGCCACTAAAGGACTGTACGACTATATAGATAACATCGAACCGAATGGGAGGCCGTTGTTGCTTTCGTTCGATTATGATCCCCAGGTGGCGGCTGAACTGGATCCCATGGCCCGGGCGGTTTTGCGCCACTGCTTTGCCAAGGGAATAAAAGTGATCGGAATGTCGCTGCAGCCCCAGGGAGATGCCATCGGTGAAGGGATCATCACCCAGGTTTCCAGGGAGTTCGGCAAAAAACCAGGCATAGACTATACTTATTTCGATTTCAGGCCCGGCGGTTACATCATCATGCTGCAGATGGGCACCAGCGTCAAGCAAGCCCTGCCTTTGGATTATTATCAGGTGCCATACGACAGCCTGCCCATGATGCATAACATACATAATTACGGCGATATCGCCATGGTGCTGAGCTTGGCCGGCTCGACTTGGCCCTACAGCTGGATCATCTTTGCCGGCACCAAGTTCAAGGTCAAAATAGGGGCCGGCCAAACCGCGGTGATGGCTCCGGACAATTATCCCTTCCTCCAGACCGGCCAGCTGGTGGGCCAATTGGGCGGCATGAAGGGCGGGGCGGAATACGAGCAGTTGATCGTGGAAGCCGGTTATTATAAAAAACCGGGGGTGGCCAGCAAGGCCATGAGCGCCATCGCCTATTCCCACATCCTGATAATCCTGTTGATTGTTCTGGGCAATATCGGCTATTTCGTTTCCCGCCAACTGGAAGGCTCCAAATAAGATTTTTAATAATTGACAGAGGATAAAAACATGAGCTTGAATCCCTGGGTTTGGATAGCCGCTATTTTGAGCCTGGCTATATTTTCCTATCTTTATAAGGATAATCCGGCTTTCCGCTTTGCCGAGCACCTTTTCACCGGGCTTTCGGTAGGGTATTATCTGGTCCTTTATTACAACAACTATGCCATTCCGTATCTGATAACACCTTTAACCGAACACCGCTGGATAACATTAATTCCAATGGCC
Proteins encoded:
- a CDS encoding fibronectin type III domain-containing protein, whose translation is MGKLKMVFLACLLLPVLALGLEPPTDLILKDAPNDDGSTVIVKWKLSASENEPSFAGYNIERSEFPADSFKMIAWVPKGTEVHEDNSIEVMGQSYYYRIAAVTESGDSALSAIAGPIATTQSWFNTGKLNTLFGTVLFISITILYIFWARRGNLFIRRIAGLDAVEEAVGRATEMGKPILYCNGIGLIDYISTVASLNILAQVTKKIAQYDTPITVPTADPVVHAVAREMVKEGYNSAGRPDLFKEDGVYFITSDQMGYAAALAGIMSRATPATNFFMGYYAAESLVLAESGAATGAIQIAGTDQISQLPFFITACDYTLIGEELYAASAYLSKEPLLVGSLKGQDACKLLIVFFVLFGTIWAVLFHSDFIYKLFSVN